One segment of bacterium DNA contains the following:
- a CDS encoding CAP domain-containing protein: MKFLLASGCTALAALLICFPALAQDEWTGGFFGAAEAERMFGTQAEEITIDDARTYMLELVNRERAKLKLQPLAMDEYAQKVGQWHADEMAVHSYISHWDIQGFTPTMRYTAGGGNDGMSENVTFFACGVRVYLTRKVVEYMHSSFMGSEGHRVNLLKPEHNKLGVGIGFALFPTGECVFTCDQTFVDDYGGLAPIPQSIKLGEPIAVSGTLDIKRAKLRYVGLGWDPFPQPIAPEAMNANLMGGQNPGSYNLFLPKGSAAPEGAAVPTDELVEWNSETGKYSCTLDLSKPLPGTPMPPDGAGGPGTPGVYYIFIWATLDKSLVPEGWENREDYFFLAGVWTLGGVN; this comes from the coding sequence ATGAAGTTTTTACTTGCGTCAGGTTGCACCGCACTTGCTGCTTTGTTGATTTGTTTCCCCGCGCTTGCGCAGGACGAATGGACGGGCGGTTTTTTCGGAGCAGCCGAAGCCGAGCGGATGTTCGGAACGCAGGCCGAAGAAATAACGATTGACGATGCGCGGACTTACATGCTGGAGCTGGTCAACCGCGAGCGCGCGAAACTCAAATTGCAGCCGCTCGCGATGGACGAATACGCGCAAAAAGTCGGCCAGTGGCACGCGGACGAAATGGCGGTGCATTCTTACATCAGCCATTGGGATATACAAGGTTTCACGCCCACGATGCGCTACACCGCCGGCGGCGGCAACGACGGGATGAGCGAGAACGTCACGTTCTTCGCGTGCGGCGTGCGCGTATATCTCACGCGCAAGGTTGTCGAATATATGCACTCATCTTTTATGGGGAGCGAAGGGCACCGCGTCAATTTACTCAAGCCGGAGCACAACAAGCTCGGCGTCGGAATCGGATTCGCGCTTTTCCCGACGGGCGAATGCGTCTTTACTTGCGACCAGACGTTCGTTGACGACTACGGCGGGCTTGCGCCCATTCCGCAGTCGATCAAGCTTGGGGAGCCCATAGCGGTTTCGGGGACGCTGGATATAAAGCGGGCGAAGCTCAGATACGTCGGCCTCGGATGGGATCCGTTTCCGCAGCCGATCGCGCCCGAGGCGATGAACGCAAACCTGATGGGCGGCCAGAATCCCGGAAGCTACAATCTTTTCCTGCCGAAGGGAAGCGCGGCGCCGGAGGGGGCGGCCGTGCCGACGGACGAATTGGTCGAATGGAACTCGGAAACGGGAAAGTATTCCTGCACGCTCGATTTGTCAAAGCCGCTTCCCGGTACGCCGATGCCGCCGGACGGCGCGGGCGGTCCGGGCACGCCCGGAGTTTATTACATATTCATCTGGGCGACGCTCGACAAGTCGCTCGTTCCGGAAGGATGGGAAAACAGGGAAGATTACTTTTTTCTCGCCGGTGTCTGGACGCTGGGCGGCGTGAATTAG
- a CDS encoding thioredoxin family protein, giving the protein MFKIQVFGSGTSKCRQMRIRVHNALWMLGLRDFQVEVEGDIRNFPAEVKDTPGLGVNGKVLVSGRLPEISEIQRLLAPYALGMELEAAA; this is encoded by the coding sequence ATGTTCAAGATTCAGGTTTTCGGTAGCGGCACAAGCAAGTGCCGGCAGATGAGAATCCGCGTCCACAACGCGCTTTGGATGCTTGGCCTGCGCGATTTCCAGGTGGAGGTGGAAGGCGACATCCGCAACTTCCCTGCGGAAGTGAAGGACACGCCCGGTCTCGGCGTGAACGGCAAGGTTCTGGTCAGCGGAAGGCTGCCGGAAATCTCGGAGATCCAGCGCCTCCTTGCGCCTTATGCGCTCGGCATGGAGTTGGAGGCCGCGGCATAA
- the hslV gene encoding ATP-dependent protease subunit HslV, with amino-acid sequence MQTVEFDGAPAPRVRSTTILAVRSGGKVAVGGDGQVTLGQSVLKHGANKIRVLSKGGVISGFAGAVADALTLFERFEGQLEKHPSSLKRAAVELAKEWRTDKYLRRLEALLIAATPSELLIISGNGDVIEPDDNIAAVGSGADIARASAKALMLAGWTEPRKIVEAALGIAAEICIYTNDHITIEEAGG; translated from the coding sequence ATGCAAACCGTAGAATTTGACGGCGCGCCCGCGCCCCGCGTGCGCTCGACGACGATACTGGCCGTCAGAAGCGGCGGCAAGGTCGCGGTCGGCGGCGACGGCCAGGTGACGCTCGGCCAGTCCGTCCTCAAGCACGGCGCGAACAAAATCCGCGTACTCTCGAAAGGCGGCGTCATCTCCGGATTCGCGGGAGCGGTCGCGGACGCGCTGACATTGTTCGAGCGATTCGAAGGCCAGCTCGAAAAGCATCCTTCCAGCCTCAAGCGCGCGGCGGTGGAGCTTGCCAAGGAGTGGCGCACCGACAAATACCTGCGCCGGCTCGAAGCGCTGTTGATTGCCGCGACGCCGTCGGAGCTGCTGATTATCAGCGGAAACGGAGACGTGATCGAGCCGGACGACAACATCGCCGCGGTAGGAAGCGGCGCGGACATCGCGCGCGCGTCGGCCAAGGCGCTGATGCTCGCCGGATGGACGGAGCCGAGAAAAATAGTCGAAGCCGCGCTGGGTATAGCCGCGGAGATTTGCATTTACACCAACGACCACATCACAATCGAGGAGGCAGGCGGCTGA